The Montipora foliosa isolate CH-2021 chromosome 6, ASM3666993v2, whole genome shotgun sequence genome includes the window agaggtcggactgtagttctaatattgtaccaagtgtggtgttttgtagaacactgaaatcaaatttcattaattattgttagtcaaaaattatttgaaagaaagcttgttgcctaTATTTCGCTTGATAATttaagtaaagggtttttcagtaaagggtttgatgctgaaccCTGGTGGGAAATTTctttagttgcgtttttgacatgGAGTGTATTGGGAGCTTGTTGGCACAAAGGCAATGAAATGGGAAGCTTTTGCttccctctaatagcaaatatgttgtttgtttcaataaaattacttttggctggaaaaggtttcTGTGAGATTTTTCTTCCCGTTCTGAATATCCGTTGCGTATTATCCAAGGTTAACTCTGTTCCCACGggctgctcccgtctgaccttgtagctcagtcggtagagcggcggagatctaacccgaaggtcgtgggttcaatttccaccctggtcagagtttttctctgtccttgtgtgggcccatttccatcagtagggctaacgctcacatggttcatatgggatagaaatctagcacttcacattacactctattcagttaactctgtttaaaatatagtgctacacggccaacgtttgataaacgtaacctttccttgtacttgtacatgttcattgccgtgactttaacatcttcagttcccacggcctgctcccgtctgaccttgtagctcagtcgatagagcggcggagatctaacccgaaggtcgtgggttcaattcccaccctggtcagagtttttctctgtccttgtgtgggcccatttccatcagtagggttaacgctcacatggttcatatgggatagaaatctagcacttcacattacactctattcagttaactctgtgtAATGTTTGTTTACACGTCTTAAGAGTTAATCTTAATCACGTCTAAAAATTCAAGTTAATCACGTCTTAAAAGTTAATCTTATTTAGTGCACACACGGGCAGCTACCTCTGATCTTTGCCGCTTTTGGGGTTTGGTTTCGGACGCACTGGACTGAcaaaataggccacttcggaaaataccataatactttttgtttgtccccccaaattttgcataagcattgtttttgttacctCTTggaaccattgtaagtcccaagggaaactggaaacaatccttatgcaaaatttggaaggacagacaaagagtattatggtattttttgaaGTGGCCTATTTGTTTGGCCCTTCCAAAaagggacactgaaaaacgcagactgcagactgtgcagaccgtctgtaaaatgaaaattcggttagcctgaattaggcctaaataacattcggttagcctaattaggcctaaacattcaggttagcctgtttacggttagctctcaataatagtgagggtaatgccatattttatccctggtctgcacagtctgcagtctgcgttttggcgtgaccgTTCCAAAAATGTCGACAAAATTTGgcccaaattttcaatttgccAAGCGTGGAAGCCCTGAGAGTCTGAGACACAGCAAAATATTTGTTAACTTTAAGTGTCAATCACACCGAAATAAACACCAAATACTCCGACTAAAAATAGAGATTAAATTttcttgattgacattttcctacaaataatcataatcatgGCATGTAAGTTGACAAATCTGTCAGATTTCACCtctgacaaaaatttgtcctgctCCCAGGCAGGGCGATGGTGTCTCGAAAGTTTGGTAAGCCTTGACAAAATAATCCCCGGGCGCACTTGTCTCAGGGAACTGGTGTCAGTTTTTTtcgcaaaagaaacaaaaatttgcccaaTGCATCCGGGCCCTTTCCATGACTGCCttataaagaaagaaattagaAAAACCGTTACGAGTATGCGACATGCGAGGATTTCTTTTGCCCGTGGTGATTTGGCTATGAATCATGAAATCATTTTTCGGTAATGTTTATGAGCTGTTAGCTTTGCTTTGCGGCAGTACGGAGTTAAAACAATCCATTTCTGTTCCTTCTGAATCTGTGGTTACGCCTTCTGTCTATCATCTCGAGAACGTGACCAGCTATGTTTGCGGAATGGAGAACATTTGCGGTGTCAGCAACCACTTGACATGCGAAATGAAATAGCTGACCATGATTGGGGGATTTCGATCCTCAGCATAATGCCTTGTTGACAGGGATGTTGACAGGCAGAATCACATGATTGAGAAGAACCATTTCATTGTCACTCCTGCGCGATCAAATTGTGGTGAAGTTAGTTGCCTTAGACCAGAGTTGGTAGACAGTGCGTGTTTTGTCACCGTGTGGCTTTTTGTTGTATTGAGCTTCTTGCTGGGAACGCTGAAACCACTCACTTATGCGCACGCCGTTcacggtagacccacactaaaagatgtcattAAGCGAATGTTTTGGCCCGGGTCGGTCCGCGAACTGAAAGAAAGCTATATTGAGAACAAATGTGCACTAAATGAGCAAATATATGAGAATCATGATACGAACTACACTGATATGAACTGCTTAAAACCAAATACCAAACAAGAAaagcacagaactgtgaaagcCTCCAGGAGAAGAAAATTGGTGAGCACAAAGTCAGTACTCATGCCATCGAGTCGCAGAAAGATAGTGTGCTGAGCCGGATGCATTTagttaaaattctgaaaaagaaGGTGAATTTTCTATCCATTTGTATCATTATGGCCGTTTGTTTTCTGCTCTTACTGAATTTCCGTGTATTTCGAGCTGTAATGCTATTTCATATTCAACTATTTGTATCGTTTGGAATCACCCTCACTAACGTTTTCAGCATTTTGTACCATGCTTGGTGCAGCGTTTTATGTTTGGATGAACCTATTTTGAATGCATTCAATGACTGTGAGCTATTTGAGAAAGGCGCACAGCTATCTGTTGTTGTGGATGTTGACAATGAAGAATCAATAAATGACTTGCAACTTCGATCTCGTTATGctaagtttgtttattgtaaatgTTTAAAAGGGCGTGCCATGTTGTTCAAAAGGATggagaaccaagcagaatttCAGCGAAACAGCTAATGCGAGCCTTACAGGTGAACATATTTGAGACTGTCGTACAGCCATCTGTTGTTGTGGATATTGATAAGAAAGAATCAGTAAATGACTTGCAACTTCGATCTCGTTATGctaagtttgtttattgtaaatgTGTAGGAGGGCGTCAACAAAGGGACCGAGAACCAAGGAGAATTCCAGTGAAACAGCTATCACGAGCCTTGCATAAAAGCAGATCTTACAGGAAATTAGTtcgaaaatatattaaaaagaacGTACCGAAATTCTCTGCCATGCATTTATTTACCAAATGGAGTGTACTTAATCGTAAGTTAGACTATTTGTATGTAAGACTAAGGTCTGCTGCGCATGCTAAGAAGACGAGTACACAAAGGACGTGGTGGAAAGCACATCGAAGGAAAAAACCTAAAACTCGCCGTGGAAGAGTGGAACTTAGGTGTAACTATACTTCAGTAAGATCTGTTTATAAGAACGTTAACCATAGGATGAATCATACAGAGTTAAAGCTGTCTAATGATATAGAGAAAAACCCTGGGCCCATTGATCATACCAAAACTATTCAAGTGTCTTATAGTCAAGGCAATGTGGAATTGTTCGGCCAGAATGCAGTCAATCATTGTGTAGCAATGTCTCTTACTTCACTTATCTATAATTACAGGAATAATATTATCTCATCAGTGGACTTGATTAACATCATGAACATTGGTAATGAATTGTATTCTGGGTTATCTAGACTGTCCAGACAAACTTTTCTGTTGTTAAGAGTTACCAGAAGTGCTCAATGTGTTTAATACAGATTACCAGCTTCAATACACTTCAAGCTATAGTGGTACTATAAATGGTAGATCCATTATACATGATTTGAGTTTCTGTATGCCTTTGGTTGATGCTTTGCTAACATTAGTAAGGCAAAACTACCAATCATTTCTTTTAACAATTGAATGTAGTACTGTTTCTATGTACTGTACTCCAGgtggtaaatttaaaatatttgattcacATGCTAGGGATGCATTTGGTTTGCCCCATGTTCAAGGAACATGTGTATTATTAGAAGCACAAAGTCTACAGGATGTCACATGTTATTTGCAAAACCTGTATGAAACTTCAAATACATTGTTTGAGCTGATAGGTGTTCACATAAGACTAGAAAAGGACGATAATAACTTCGTTGATGAGAACAGCGAAATCTCTCAATCAGAACTTGCTGATGATGGTGGAGAAATGACGCATATTTCAACAAGAAACAATGAGTCTTTTATACGACACTGTTGTGCTTTATCATTttatagcatttgtttttcaGTGGTTAAGGCATGCACTTACTGGAATTCAAAAACTCGAGAAGCAATTATTGACCATGGAAATGAGTTTTACAAGGAACAATTTTCATGTCCTGATGAAAATCTCTGTTTACGCAAATttccaaacaaacttcaaatatatgatgcaactattgatgttgtttttatagcacaaaaagaaggCATATTTAGTTGTGCATCCAGCAGTAGCAAACTCTTCCAGAACTTTATTTTGGATAACACAAGAGGCAACACTGGATTTATAATATGGTTTTCAAATTACTGCGCAAGTTGCATATTTCACTGGGCACAATTTTATGCTAAAAGTATCAAATACTACTTAATAATCTTCCATAGTGATGGAACTTTAGATGAATTTCAAACTGTCAATGACAGCAACTTCCTTCTTCAAGCCCTTGCTAATACtgttacaaaaattaatacaacAAATAATTTAGAGGTAGCATACATTATCAGATTTCTAAACTGTTACAGTAATTTGTCAAGCATTTTAAGACAAAAGGTATTAAGGAAACACAAATCCAATAGGCAGAAAAATTCACTTGCCCCAAAACGAAGAGAAAGTTATGCAAACATGGAACCTAGTGCCAAACGAAAATACTTGGTTGGCAAAGCAGAATGGTACAAGTCATTAGATCCtgcagagaaagaaaaactcttgtctgacagagcagaatggtacaaatcactaaatgctgcagaaaaagaaaaacgcatGTTTGACagagcagagtggtacaaatcactaaatcttgcagaaaaagaacaactcttATCTGACAGggcagagtggtacaaatcgctagatcctgcagaaaaagaaaaactcttatCTGACAGAGCAGAGAGGTACAAGTCACTagatcctgcagaaaaagatctaataaataaacaaaaaaagcgAAACTATGATGCAATGGAACCACTCATTAAGGCACAATACttgaacaataaaaaacaagaatattgcAGCATGAATCCAAtaagaaagcaaaaaataataaagtgcATAAGTGATGCAGCAAAAATTTCTAGAAAAAAGGCAAACGATGTTCAGCATAAATTGGATCACTACATATCAGTATTTCAGAATAAGATCAGAGAGGGGCCATACTACATAATAATGTTCAgtttcaatgatgaaatggtatatgaaatgaatcatatatgaactgcggatatgaaatcaagtgaagctatgatcttcgcagttattaacgcaatttttacaattacgtagagaagcctgaaaaattcaggacttcaacggggtttgaacccgtgacctcgcgattccggtgcgacgctctaaccaactgagctatgaagccactgacgttgggagctggtcatttgtgggttctaatgatcccgtgaggaatgaatcaatgatgaaatggtatatgaaatgaatcatatatgaactgcggatatgaaatcaagtgaagctatgatcttcgcagttattaacgcaatttttacaattacgtagagaagcctgaaaaattcaggacttcaacggggtttgaacccgtgacctcgcgattccggtgcgacgctctaaccaactgagctatgaagccactgacgttgggagctggtcatttgtgggttctaatgatcccgtgaggaatgaatcaatgatgaaatggtatatgaaatgaatcatatatgaactgcggatatgaaatcaagtgaagctatgatcttcgcagttattaacgcaatttttacaattacgtagagaagcctgaaaaattcaggacttcaacggggtttgaacccgtgacctcgcgattccggtgcgacgctctaaccaactgagctatgaagccactgacgttgggagctggtcatttgtgggttctaatgatcccgtgaggaatgaatcaatgatgaaatggtatatgaaatgaatcatatatgaactgcggatatgaaatcaagtgaagctatgatcttcgcagttattaacgcaatttttacaattacgtagagaagcctgaaaaattcaggacttcaacggggtttgaacccgtgacctcgcgattccggtgcgacgctctaaccaactgagctatgaagccactgacgttgggagctggtcatttgtgggttctaatgatcccgtgaggaatgaatcaatgatgaaatggtatatgaaatgaatcatatatgaactgcggatatgaaatcaagtgaagctatgatcttcgcagttattaacgcaatttttacaattacgtagagaagcctgaaaaattcaggacttcaacggggtttgaacccgtgacctcgcgattccggtgcgacgctctaaccaactgagctatgaagccactgacattgggagctggtcatttgtgggttctaatgatcccgtgaggaatgaatcaatgatgaaatggtatatgaaatgaatcatatatgaactgcggatatgaaatcaagtgaagctatgatcttcgcagttattaacgcaatttttacaattacgtagagaagcctgaaaaattcaggacttcaacggggtttgaacccgtgacctcgcgattccggtgcgacgctctaaccaactgagctatgaagccactgacgttgggagctggtcatttgtgggttctaatgatcccgtgaggaatgaatcaatgatgaaatggtatatgaaatgaatcatatatgaactgcggatatgaaatcaagtgaagctatgatcttcgcagttattaacgcaatttttacaattacgtagagaagcctgaaaaattcaggacttcaacggggtttgaacccgtgacctcgcgattccggtgcgacgctctaaccaactgagctatgaagccactgacgttgggagctggtcatttgtgggttctaatgatcccgtgaggaatgaatcaatgatgaaatggtatatgaaatgaatcatatatgaactgcggatatgaaatcaagtgaagctatgatcttcgcagttattaacgcaatttttacaattacgtagagaagcctgaaaaattcaggacttcaacggggttttaaCGGGGtttcacaaatgaccagctcccaacgtcagtggcttcatagctcagttggttagagcgtcgcaccggaatcgcgaggtcacgggttcaaaccccgttgaagtcctgaatttttcaggcttctctacgtaattgtaaaaattgcgttaataactgcgaagatcatagcttcacttgatttcatatccgcagttcatatatgattcatttcatataccatttcatcattgattcattcctcacgggatcattagaacccacaaatgaccagctcccaacgtcagtggcttcatagctcagttggttagagcgtcgcaccggaatcgcgaggtcacgggttcaaaccccgttgaagtcctgaatttttcaggcttctctacgtaattgtaaaaattgcgttaataactgcgaagatcatagcttcacttaatgtTCAGTTTGTCATCGAATACTATATAGAAAAACAGTTATGTtacttaaagaaaataaatacagcGTACACCGTCTTTTCACTGAGATAAAGTCATCTGATGACAAACAATACATCTGTAGAACGTGCCATGCAAAAGTTTCAAAAGGACAAGTACCATGTCAAGCTGTAGGTAATAAACTGGAAGTTGATAGAATACCACCAAAACTGTCAGTACTAGAAAAACTTGAACAAATCTTAATAGCAGAGGATAGTTTTTGAAAAGATAGTAGTAATACCTAAAGGCCAACAGAGGAAGATTAAAGGAGCAATATGCAATATACCAGTTGAATGTGATCAAACATGTACTACATTGCCACGTCCTCCTGAAAGGTCAGGTATAATCATGTTGAAACTAAAGAGAAAAATGAAGTTTAGAggacttgtttattttcaagCTGTGCGACCTCAACTAATATTAAATGCTCTGATGTGGCTCAAAATGAATAATCCCTTGTATGATAATATATGTATAGACACTGACAAAATAGATAGGCATCTTAAAACATTGCAACAAAATGATGTTAATTTAGACGATTCAACTTTGAATAATGACAACCACTCTACTGAATCTGGTATAAGTGATGACacttcaaacaatgaaaatggTGAGAGTGTCAGCACACCCGCAGATGAAGAAAATGACGATCCTTTGAACGAATATCGAGCACCAAAAAGTGAAACTTGCTTGCAGTCTGTAATACCAGATTATCCTGTAACTGTTGAGCAAAATGATAATGTATCATCTCAAGGAGACGACGTCTATGCTATTGCACGTGGTGAAAGTAAACATCCAGTTTCCTTCATGGCAGACAAGCAATGTGAAGAACTAGCATTTCCTattttgtttccaaaaggaaAGTATGGGTACTCTGTCAACCGAGAAATAAAGTTTTCGCCAGTTAAGTACTTCAATGCAAGTCTTTTACATCACCGTAGTAGATTTGCAACCAATCCTGAATATCTCTTCTTTGCTCAGTTCGTCACAGAACAGAAGAAAGTATCAGATAGCATCAATATTGCtctgaaaaaaatgcatggccAGCCTCTTACTGCTTCTCAAATAAGATCaaataatatgcaaaatttacaaatttacaagATCAGGCTTATTTTTTTTAGACACATTCCAGGAACACCACCTTATTGGCAAAAATTTATGTATGAAGTAGTAGCTACGGTAAAACAACTTGGAATACCAACATGGTTTATGACATTATCCTGTGCTGACCTTAGGTGGACTGAACTTTTTCTGATTATTGCAAGAACACAAGGCAAAAATCTAACAAATGAACAAATTGATGCTTTATCTTATAATGAAAGATGCTCAATGTTGAATGTAAatcctgttgttgttgctaagCACTTTCAGTATAGAGTTGAAACATTGTTCACTGAAATTCTTCTAACTAATGCAAACCCAATTGGTAAAATAGTATACTATGCATTCCGCATTGAGTTTCAGATGAGAAGCTGTCCTCACTTACATGCCTTAATATGGACATCAGATTGCCCTGAACTAACACATGATACCAAGGAAGCTTATATCCACTTCATAGATGAACATGTGCAGTCATACCTTCCTGATCAGAGTCAAGACCCTGAGTTACACGAGCTTGTAAAAACCTACCAAAAGCACAGTCATTCAAAGACGTgtagaaaatacaaaaacattaaGTGTAGGTTTAATTTTGGGCACTTTTTTACAAACAAGACTATTGTGGCTGAACCTCTTTCTGATGATTTAAATCCAGAAGAAAAGACAAGTACCATagataaacaaaaagaaatccttagactagttaaagaaaaaatagatgAGGTGTTAAATCCCAGTAAGGCAAACTATGATCCTACATTAACAGAAGCTGATATTTTCAAATCTGTAAACATAACTGAAGAACAATAGTATTGGGCCTTATCCATTTCACCTGACTCAGACTATGAGCTGCACCTTAAAAGGCCAACAAACAGctgttttattaataattattttattgctggTATTAAGGGTTTTAGAGCGAATGTTGACTTGCAACCTGTATTTAACCACTACAAGTGCATAACTTACGTGTGCTCATATTTTACCATGGATGAGACTGAATGCTCACAGGCAATTATGAATGCTGCAAAGGAAGCTACGAAAGAAGACTTGAGTGTCAGGGATAGCTTAAAAAGAATTGGTGCTGCTTTCCTCTCTACCAGAGAAGTCAGTTCACAAGAATGTGTTTACAGATGCATGCCTGAAATATGGTTACGAAAAACATCCCCTGCAACAGTTTTTGTAAGCACTGACCTACCAGAAAAAAGGGTACGCATTGCAAAATCACCAGAAGAACTTGATGAACTGGATAATGAAAGTACTGATATCTTTAAATCAAATATTACTTTAAGACCACAGTGTACCGGTATTCCTTCTGTAGATAAATGGAGGCTATGTCTGGCAGAGTTTGCTGCATACTATTAGAATGAATACAAAAAAAGACTGCCAAGAAACAGCTGATGCTCAATCTGAGGTTTTAAGTGACGATGTCATT containing:
- the LOC138004980 gene encoding uncharacterized protein — encoded protein: MLKLKRKMKFRGLVYFQAVRPQLILNALMWLKMNNPLYDNICIDTDKIDRHLKTLQQNDVNLDDSTLNNDNHSTESGISDDTSNNENGESVSTPADEENDDPLNEYRAPKSETCLQSVIPDYPVTVEQNDNVSSQGDDVYAIARGESKHPVSFMADKQCEELAFPILFPKGKYGYSVNREIKFSPVKYFNASLLHHRSRFATNPEYLFFAQFVTEQKKVSDSINIALKKMHGQPLTASQIRSNNMQNLQIYKIRLIFFRHIPGTPPYWQKFMYEVVATVKQLGIPTWFMTLSCADLRWTELFLIIARTQGKNLTNEQIDALSYNERCSMLNVNPVVVAKHFQYRVETLFTEILLTNANPIGKIVYYAFRIEFQMRSCPHLHALIWTSDCPELTHDTKEAYIHFIDEHVQSYLPDQSQDPELHELVKTYQKHSHSKTCRKYKNIKCRFNFGHFFTNKTIVAEPLSDDLNPEEKTSTIDKQKEILRLVKEKIDEVLNPSKANYDPTLTEADIFKSVNITEEQ